The proteins below are encoded in one region of Dasypus novemcinctus isolate mDasNov1 chromosome 13, mDasNov1.1.hap2, whole genome shotgun sequence:
- the DARS2 gene encoding aspartate--tRNA ligase, mitochondrial isoform X1: MYFSYGLSLLSRGLSKPIRKTTQPIWSSLSKSLVLSSQRRIPEFNSFVSRTNTCGELRSSHLGQDVTLCGWIQYRRQNIFLVLRDFHGLIQVVIPQDESAASVKKILCEAPVESVVQVSGTVILRPPGQENPKMPTGEIEVKVKTAELLNSCKKLPFEIKDFVKKTEALRLQYRYLDLRSFQMQYNLRLRSQMVMKMREYLCNLHGFVDIETPTLFKKTPGGAKEFVVASREPGKFYSLPQSPQQFKQLLMIGGLDRYFQVARCYRDEGSRPDRQPEFTQVDIEMSFVDQTGIQSLIEGLLQYSWPSDKDAVVVPFPSMTFAEALAIYGTDKPDTRFGLKIVDISDVFRNTGIGFLQDTLSKPQGTVKAICIPEGAKYLKRKDFESIRKFSVDHFNQEVLPIFLKGSKNQNSSVAKFIMEEQRLELVKLMEIQEEDVVLLTAGEHKKACSLLGKLRLECADLLEARGVVLRDPALFSFLWVVDFPLFLPKEENPRELESAHHPFTAPHPNDIHLLYTEPEKVRGQHYDLVLNGSEIGGGSIRIHNAELQHFILTTLLKEDVKLLSHLLQALDYGAPPHGGIALGLDRLMCLITGAPSIRDVIAFPKSFRGHDLMSNAPDYVPPEELKPYHIQVSWPADSEAAKSSLHHLHNPES, encoded by the exons ATGTACTTTTCCTATGGACTAAGTCTGCTATCCAGGGGTTTATCCAAACCCATCAGAAAGACCACCCAACCCATCTGGAGTTCTCTCTCCAAAAGTCTGGTGCTGAGTTCACAGAGGAGAATTCCAG aattcaATAGCTTTGTCAGCAGGACCAACACATGTGGAGAGTTGCGTTCTTCTCACTTGGGCCAAGATGTCACCTTGTGTGGTTGGATTCAGTACCGAAG GCAAAACATCTTTCTGGTCCTGAGAGATTTCCATGGGCTTATTCAAGTTGTTATTCCCCAGGATGAG TCAGCTGCTTCTGTGAAGAAAATTTTATGTGAAGCCCCTGTGGAATCTGTGGTGCAAGTGTCTGGGACAGTCATTTTGCGACCTCCAGGACAAGAGAATCCA AAAATGCCAACAGGTGAAATTGAAGTCAAAGTTAAAACAGCTGAGCTTCTGAATTCCTGCAAGAAGCTGCCCTTTGAAATTAAGGACTTTGTGAAG AAAACAGAGGCTCTTCGTTTGCAGTATCGCTACTTAGATTTGCGTAGTTTCCAAATGCAATATAACCTGAGGTTGAGGTCCCAGATGGTCATGAAAATGCGGGAATATCTCTGTAATCTGCATG GGTTTGTGGATATAGAAACCCCAACCTTGTTTAAGAAGACTCCAGGG GGTGCAAAAGAATTTGTGGTAGCATCAAGAGAACCTGGAAAGTTTTATTCTCTCCCTCAGAGTCCTCAGCAATTTAAACAGCTTCTAATGATTGGCGGTTTAGACAG ATATTTTCAGGTTGCCCGTTGTTATAGAGATGAAGGTTCAAGACCAGACAGGCAGCCTGAGTTTACCCAG GTTGACATAGAGATGTCTTTTGTAGACCAGACTGGGATCCAGAGTCTAATTGAGGGTTTGCTTCAGTATTCCTGGCCCAGTGACAAAGATGCTGTGGTGGTTCCTTTTCCTTCTATGACTTTTGCTGAGGCGTTGGCCATCTATGGAACTGATAAACCCGACACTCGCTTTGGGTTGAAG ATTGTGGATATCAGTGATGTGTTCAGAAACACAGGAATTGGATTTCTTCAAGATACACTTAGTAAACCTCAAGGAACTGTCAAAGCCATATGTATCCCTGAAGGAGCA aaatacttgaaaagaaaagactttgaGTCCATTAGAAAATTTTCAGTTGACCATTTTAATCAG gAAGTCTTACCTATATTCCTGAAAGGCAGTAAAAACCAGAATTCTTCAGTTGCTAAGTTCATAATGGAGGAGCAAAGATTAGAACTAGTCAAGTTAATGGAAATCCAGGAAGAAGATGTGGTCCTCCTAACTGCCGGAGAGCACAaaaaagca TGCTCTTTGTTGGGAAAATTACGATTGGAGTGTGCAGACCTTCTGGAAGCAAGAGGAGTGGTACTCCGTGACCCAGCTCTGTTCTCTTTCCTTTGGGTGGTAGATTTCCCACTCTTCCTTCCCAAGGAAGAAAATCCCAGAGAGCTGGAGTCAGCCCACCACCCATTTACTGCTCCCCACCCTAATGACATCCACCTCCTGTACACTGAACCCGAAAAG GTACGTGGCCAACACTATGATTTGGTTTTAAATGGCAGTGAGATAGGAGGTGGTTCTATCCGAATTCACAATGCAGAGCTACAGCATTTTATCCTGACAACATTACTAAAG GAAGATGTGAAATTGCTCTCCCATCTCCTCCAGGCTTTAGATTATGGGGCTCCCCCGCATGGAGGAATCGCCTTAG ggTTAGACAGACTGATGTGCCTTATCACTGGAGCTCCAAGCATCAGAGATGTGATAGCCTTCCCCAAATCCTTCCGCGGACATGACCTCATGAGCAATGCCCCAGATTATGTTCCTCCTGAGGAACTGAAGCCCTATCATATCCAGGTCTCCTGGCCAGCGGATTCAGAGGCAGCAAAGAGCTCATTGCATCATCTACACAATCCAGAAAGTTAA
- the DARS2 gene encoding aspartate--tRNA ligase, mitochondrial isoform X2: MYFSYGLSLLSRGLSKPIRKTTQPIWSSLSKSLVLSSQRRIPEFNSFVSRTNTCGELRSSHLGQDVTLCGWIQYRRQNIFLVLRDFHGLIQVVIPQDEKMPTGEIEVKVKTAELLNSCKKLPFEIKDFVKKTEALRLQYRYLDLRSFQMQYNLRLRSQMVMKMREYLCNLHGFVDIETPTLFKKTPGGAKEFVVASREPGKFYSLPQSPQQFKQLLMIGGLDRYFQVARCYRDEGSRPDRQPEFTQVDIEMSFVDQTGIQSLIEGLLQYSWPSDKDAVVVPFPSMTFAEALAIYGTDKPDTRFGLKIVDISDVFRNTGIGFLQDTLSKPQGTVKAICIPEGAKYLKRKDFESIRKFSVDHFNQEVLPIFLKGSKNQNSSVAKFIMEEQRLELVKLMEIQEEDVVLLTAGEHKKACSLLGKLRLECADLLEARGVVLRDPALFSFLWVVDFPLFLPKEENPRELESAHHPFTAPHPNDIHLLYTEPEKVRGQHYDLVLNGSEIGGGSIRIHNAELQHFILTTLLKEDVKLLSHLLQALDYGAPPHGGIALGLDRLMCLITGAPSIRDVIAFPKSFRGHDLMSNAPDYVPPEELKPYHIQVSWPADSEAAKSSLHHLHNPES, from the exons ATGTACTTTTCCTATGGACTAAGTCTGCTATCCAGGGGTTTATCCAAACCCATCAGAAAGACCACCCAACCCATCTGGAGTTCTCTCTCCAAAAGTCTGGTGCTGAGTTCACAGAGGAGAATTCCAG aattcaATAGCTTTGTCAGCAGGACCAACACATGTGGAGAGTTGCGTTCTTCTCACTTGGGCCAAGATGTCACCTTGTGTGGTTGGATTCAGTACCGAAG GCAAAACATCTTTCTGGTCCTGAGAGATTTCCATGGGCTTATTCAAGTTGTTATTCCCCAGGATGAG AAAATGCCAACAGGTGAAATTGAAGTCAAAGTTAAAACAGCTGAGCTTCTGAATTCCTGCAAGAAGCTGCCCTTTGAAATTAAGGACTTTGTGAAG AAAACAGAGGCTCTTCGTTTGCAGTATCGCTACTTAGATTTGCGTAGTTTCCAAATGCAATATAACCTGAGGTTGAGGTCCCAGATGGTCATGAAAATGCGGGAATATCTCTGTAATCTGCATG GGTTTGTGGATATAGAAACCCCAACCTTGTTTAAGAAGACTCCAGGG GGTGCAAAAGAATTTGTGGTAGCATCAAGAGAACCTGGAAAGTTTTATTCTCTCCCTCAGAGTCCTCAGCAATTTAAACAGCTTCTAATGATTGGCGGTTTAGACAG ATATTTTCAGGTTGCCCGTTGTTATAGAGATGAAGGTTCAAGACCAGACAGGCAGCCTGAGTTTACCCAG GTTGACATAGAGATGTCTTTTGTAGACCAGACTGGGATCCAGAGTCTAATTGAGGGTTTGCTTCAGTATTCCTGGCCCAGTGACAAAGATGCTGTGGTGGTTCCTTTTCCTTCTATGACTTTTGCTGAGGCGTTGGCCATCTATGGAACTGATAAACCCGACACTCGCTTTGGGTTGAAG ATTGTGGATATCAGTGATGTGTTCAGAAACACAGGAATTGGATTTCTTCAAGATACACTTAGTAAACCTCAAGGAACTGTCAAAGCCATATGTATCCCTGAAGGAGCA aaatacttgaaaagaaaagactttgaGTCCATTAGAAAATTTTCAGTTGACCATTTTAATCAG gAAGTCTTACCTATATTCCTGAAAGGCAGTAAAAACCAGAATTCTTCAGTTGCTAAGTTCATAATGGAGGAGCAAAGATTAGAACTAGTCAAGTTAATGGAAATCCAGGAAGAAGATGTGGTCCTCCTAACTGCCGGAGAGCACAaaaaagca TGCTCTTTGTTGGGAAAATTACGATTGGAGTGTGCAGACCTTCTGGAAGCAAGAGGAGTGGTACTCCGTGACCCAGCTCTGTTCTCTTTCCTTTGGGTGGTAGATTTCCCACTCTTCCTTCCCAAGGAAGAAAATCCCAGAGAGCTGGAGTCAGCCCACCACCCATTTACTGCTCCCCACCCTAATGACATCCACCTCCTGTACACTGAACCCGAAAAG GTACGTGGCCAACACTATGATTTGGTTTTAAATGGCAGTGAGATAGGAGGTGGTTCTATCCGAATTCACAATGCAGAGCTACAGCATTTTATCCTGACAACATTACTAAAG GAAGATGTGAAATTGCTCTCCCATCTCCTCCAGGCTTTAGATTATGGGGCTCCCCCGCATGGAGGAATCGCCTTAG ggTTAGACAGACTGATGTGCCTTATCACTGGAGCTCCAAGCATCAGAGATGTGATAGCCTTCCCCAAATCCTTCCGCGGACATGACCTCATGAGCAATGCCCCAGATTATGTTCCTCCTGAGGAACTGAAGCCCTATCATATCCAGGTCTCCTGGCCAGCGGATTCAGAGGCAGCAAAGAGCTCATTGCATCATCTACACAATCCAGAAAGTTAA